The following proteins are encoded in a genomic region of Syngnathus acus chromosome 22, fSynAcu1.2, whole genome shotgun sequence:
- the eml1 gene encoding echinoderm microtubule-associated protein-like 1 isoform X1: MEDGFSSYSSLYDTSSLLQFCNDDSASASSSMEVTDRIASLEQRVQMQEDEIQLLKSALADVVRRLNASEEQQAMSSRRGPTKEPPLMRKSPSADSHVGKSARPMIATLPLRPSVNNGTILPKKGGGTLPSPSGSGSRKDTGTASTRSTVRRANSNEHVGSLTRKDSGDAKGNRTRAGSTGSNSSGKRSDSKQRDPVFNAGMRRVTHCKEEGYVKMYLKGRPITMFMPKDQVDGYCLEARADLPANKLKLDWVYGYRGRDCRSNLYLLPTGETVYFIASVVVLFNVDEQLQRHYTGHTDDIKCLAVHPDKITIATGQVAGTSLEGKLAPHIRVWDSVSLNTLHVLGAAYFERALVCLAFSKSNGGNTLCVVDDSNDHVLSVWDWQREDRLAEVKTSNDTVFAADFHPTDSNILVTCGKSHLHFWNLEKGVLVKKQGLFEKHEKPKFLLCVTFAENGDTITGDSSGNILVWGKGTNRISHVIHGAHEGSIFALCMLRNGTLLSGGKDSRLISWDSGYQQIQTVEVPDLFGPIRTVAEGRGETVLIGTTKNFVLQGSLDGEFVPITQGHTDELWGLAVHPCRPHFLTCGYDRQVCMWDSSSHQLVWSKNMEDTAQSADFHPSGSVVAIGTQIGRWLVLDTDSKDLVTVHTDGNEQLSVMSFGPDGNFLAIGSHDSYIYIYAVAENGRKYSRVGKCSGHSSFITHLDWSVDSQYLVSNSGDYEILYWIPSVCKQVVSMETIRDIEWATHTCTLGFQVFGMWSDGSDGTDINAGSRSNDKSLLATGDDFGKVHLFSFPCSQFRAPSHVYGGHSSHVTNVTFLYNDSCLVSTGGKDMSVMQWRIV, encoded by the exons ATGACAGCGCGTCAGCATCCAGCAGCATGGAGGTCACAGACCGGATCGCCTCCCTGGAGCAGAGGGTCCAGATGCAGGAGGACGAGATCCAGCTGCTCAAATCCGCTCTGGCCGACGTGGTCCGTCGGCTCAACGCGTCTGAGGAGCAGCAAGCCATGAGCTCACGACGAGGGCCAACCAAAG AGCCTCCTTTGATGAGAAAGTCACCCTCGGCAGACAGCCATGTTGGGAAGTCAG CCCGGCCAATGATCGCCACCCTGCCGTTAAGACCTTCAGTGAACAACGGGACCATCCTACCAAAGAAAGGCGGTGGCACTCTGCCATCCCCGTCTGGATCTGGATCCAGGAAGGACACCGGCACAGCATCCACCAGGAG CACGGTGAGGAGAGCCAATTCCAACGAGCATGTCGGGTCTCTCACGCGGAAGGACTCGGGCGACGCCAAGGGCAACCGAACTCGGGCCGGGTCGACGGGAAGCAATTCCAGTGGCAAAAGAAGTGACAG CAAGCAGAGGGACCCGGTGTTCAATGCAG GGATGCGACGTGTGACACACTGCAAAG AGGAAGGTtatgtgaaaatgtatttgaaaggCCGTCCCATCACCATGTTCATGCCCAAAGACCAAGTGGACGGCTACTGTTTGGAAGCCAGAGCCGACCTTCCGGCTAACAAACTCAAACTGGACTGGgt ATACGGTTACCGCGGTCGAGACTGCCGTTCTAATCTTTACTTGTTGCCCACCGGAGAAACTGTGTACTTCATTGCTTCTGTGGTTGTCCTCTTCAACGTGGATGAGCAGTTGCAGAGACACTACACTGGACACACGGACGACATTAAATG CTTGGCAGTCCACCCTGATAAAATCACCATAGCAACCGGGCAGGTTGCCGGCACCTCTTTGGAGGGTAAA TTGGCTCCACATATTCGCGTGTGGGACTCTGTCAGCCTCAACACGCTTCATGTTCTGGGAGCGGCTTACTTTGAGCGAGCGCTTGTCTGCTTGGCTTTCTCTAAGTCG AATGGAGGAAACACGCTTTGCGTTGTTGACGACTCGAATGATCACGTGCTGTCTGTTTGGGACTGGCAGCGAGAAGACAGACTGGCTGAGGTCAAG ACGTCCAACGACACAGTCTTTGCTGCAGACTTTCACCCGACTGACAGCAATATCCTGGTGACTTGTGGCAAGTCACACCTCCATTTTTGGAACTTGGAAAAAGGCGTGCTGGTCAAGAAGCAAGGACTTTTCGAG AAACATGAGAAGCCCAAATTCCTCTTATGCGTGACCTTTGCAGAAAATGGAGATACCATCACTGGCGACTCAAGTGGAAACATATTGGTGTGGGGAAAAG GCACTAATCGCATCAGTCACGTCATCCACGGAGCTCACGAAGGCAGCATCTTTGCTCTGTGCATGCTGAGGAATGGCACGCTGTTGTCCGGAGGCAAAGACTCCCGCCTCATCTCTTGGGATAGCGGCTACCAGCAGATCCAAACAGTGGAG GTGCCAGATTTGTTTGGGCCCATCCGAACTGTAGCAGAGGGCAGAGGTGAGACTGTTCTCATCGGAACCACAAAGAACTTTGTTTTGCAAGGCAGCTTGGATGGAGAGTTTGTGCCCATTACTCAG GGTCACACAGATGAGTTGTGGGGTCTGGCTGTGCACCCCTGTAGGCCCCACTTTCTCACGTGTGGTTATGATAGACAAGTGTGTATGTGGGATTCCAGTTCACATCAACTTGTCTGGAGTAAAAACATGGAA GACACTGCCCAATCTGCAGACTTCCACCCGTCTGGATCTGTTGTTGCTATAGGAACCCAGATTGGCAG GTGGCTGGTGCTGGACACTGACTCAAAGGATTTGGTCACAGTGCACACAGACGGAAATGAACAACTTTCTGTTATGAGCTTTGGCCCAg ACGGCAACTTTCTGGCCATCGGCTCTCATGACAGCTACATCTATATCTATGCCGTGGCAGAAAATGGCAGGAAGTACAGCAGGGTGGGCAAGTGCTCA GGTCACTCTAGTTTCATCACCCATCTGGACTGGTCAGTGGATTCCCAGTACTTGGTGTCTAACTCAGGAGACTATGAGATACTATACT GGATCCCATCCGTGTGCAAGCAGGTGGTCAGCATGGAGACCATCAGAGATATTGAATGGGCCACACACACCTGCACTCTCGGTTTTCAGGTTTTTG GCATGTGGTCCGATGGCTCGGACGGCACCGACATCAATGCTGGAAGCAGATCCAATGATAAGAGCCTTCTTGCTACTGGTGACGACTTTGGGAAGGTCCACCTCTTCTCCTTCCCCTGTTCTCAGTTCAGG GCTCCCAGCCATGTTTACGGTGGCCACAGCAGCCACGTGACCAACGTGACGTTCCTGTATAACGACAGCTGCCTGGTGTCCACCGGAGGGAAGGACATGAGTGTGATGCAATGGAGGATAGTCTGA
- the eml1 gene encoding echinoderm microtubule-associated protein-like 1 isoform X4: protein MSDSEGLPLDDSASASSSMEVTDRIASLEQRVQMQEDEIQLLKSALADVVRRLNASEEQQAMSSRRGPTKEPPLMRKSPSADSHVGKSARPMIATLPLRPSVNNGTILPKKGGGTLPSPSGSGSRKDTGTASTRSTVRRANSNEHVGSLTRKDSGDAKGNRTRAGSTGSNSSGKRSDSKQRDPVFNAGMRRVTHCKEEGYVKMYLKGRPITMFMPKDQVDGYCLEARADLPANKLKLDWVYGYRGRDCRSNLYLLPTGETVYFIASVVVLFNVDEQLQRHYTGHTDDIKCLAVHPDKITIATGQVAGTSLEGKLAPHIRVWDSVSLNTLHVLGAAYFERALVCLAFSKSNGGNTLCVVDDSNDHVLSVWDWQREDRLAEVKTSNDTVFAADFHPTDSNILVTCGKSHLHFWNLEKGVLVKKQGLFEKHEKPKFLLCVTFAENGDTITGDSSGNILVWGKGTNRISHVIHGAHEGSIFALCMLRNGTLLSGGKDSRLISWDSGYQQIQTVEVPDLFGPIRTVAEGRGETVLIGTTKNFVLQGSLDGEFVPITQGHTDELWGLAVHPCRPHFLTCGYDRQVCMWDSSSHQLVWSKNMEDTAQSADFHPSGSVVAIGTQIGRWLVLDTDSKDLVTVHTDGNEQLSVMSFGPDGNFLAIGSHDSYIYIYAVAENGRKYSRVGKCSGHSSFITHLDWSVDSQYLVSNSGDYEILYWIPSVCKQVVSMETIRDIEWATHTCTLGFQVFGMWSDGSDGTDINAGSRSNDKSLLATGDDFGKVHLFSFPCSQFRAPSHVYGGHSSHVTNVTFLYNDSCLVSTGGKDMSVMQWRIV, encoded by the exons ATGACAGCGCGTCAGCATCCAGCAGCATGGAGGTCACAGACCGGATCGCCTCCCTGGAGCAGAGGGTCCAGATGCAGGAGGACGAGATCCAGCTGCTCAAATCCGCTCTGGCCGACGTGGTCCGTCGGCTCAACGCGTCTGAGGAGCAGCAAGCCATGAGCTCACGACGAGGGCCAACCAAAG AGCCTCCTTTGATGAGAAAGTCACCCTCGGCAGACAGCCATGTTGGGAAGTCAG CCCGGCCAATGATCGCCACCCTGCCGTTAAGACCTTCAGTGAACAACGGGACCATCCTACCAAAGAAAGGCGGTGGCACTCTGCCATCCCCGTCTGGATCTGGATCCAGGAAGGACACCGGCACAGCATCCACCAGGAG CACGGTGAGGAGAGCCAATTCCAACGAGCATGTCGGGTCTCTCACGCGGAAGGACTCGGGCGACGCCAAGGGCAACCGAACTCGGGCCGGGTCGACGGGAAGCAATTCCAGTGGCAAAAGAAGTGACAG CAAGCAGAGGGACCCGGTGTTCAATGCAG GGATGCGACGTGTGACACACTGCAAAG AGGAAGGTtatgtgaaaatgtatttgaaaggCCGTCCCATCACCATGTTCATGCCCAAAGACCAAGTGGACGGCTACTGTTTGGAAGCCAGAGCCGACCTTCCGGCTAACAAACTCAAACTGGACTGGgt ATACGGTTACCGCGGTCGAGACTGCCGTTCTAATCTTTACTTGTTGCCCACCGGAGAAACTGTGTACTTCATTGCTTCTGTGGTTGTCCTCTTCAACGTGGATGAGCAGTTGCAGAGACACTACACTGGACACACGGACGACATTAAATG CTTGGCAGTCCACCCTGATAAAATCACCATAGCAACCGGGCAGGTTGCCGGCACCTCTTTGGAGGGTAAA TTGGCTCCACATATTCGCGTGTGGGACTCTGTCAGCCTCAACACGCTTCATGTTCTGGGAGCGGCTTACTTTGAGCGAGCGCTTGTCTGCTTGGCTTTCTCTAAGTCG AATGGAGGAAACACGCTTTGCGTTGTTGACGACTCGAATGATCACGTGCTGTCTGTTTGGGACTGGCAGCGAGAAGACAGACTGGCTGAGGTCAAG ACGTCCAACGACACAGTCTTTGCTGCAGACTTTCACCCGACTGACAGCAATATCCTGGTGACTTGTGGCAAGTCACACCTCCATTTTTGGAACTTGGAAAAAGGCGTGCTGGTCAAGAAGCAAGGACTTTTCGAG AAACATGAGAAGCCCAAATTCCTCTTATGCGTGACCTTTGCAGAAAATGGAGATACCATCACTGGCGACTCAAGTGGAAACATATTGGTGTGGGGAAAAG GCACTAATCGCATCAGTCACGTCATCCACGGAGCTCACGAAGGCAGCATCTTTGCTCTGTGCATGCTGAGGAATGGCACGCTGTTGTCCGGAGGCAAAGACTCCCGCCTCATCTCTTGGGATAGCGGCTACCAGCAGATCCAAACAGTGGAG GTGCCAGATTTGTTTGGGCCCATCCGAACTGTAGCAGAGGGCAGAGGTGAGACTGTTCTCATCGGAACCACAAAGAACTTTGTTTTGCAAGGCAGCTTGGATGGAGAGTTTGTGCCCATTACTCAG GGTCACACAGATGAGTTGTGGGGTCTGGCTGTGCACCCCTGTAGGCCCCACTTTCTCACGTGTGGTTATGATAGACAAGTGTGTATGTGGGATTCCAGTTCACATCAACTTGTCTGGAGTAAAAACATGGAA GACACTGCCCAATCTGCAGACTTCCACCCGTCTGGATCTGTTGTTGCTATAGGAACCCAGATTGGCAG GTGGCTGGTGCTGGACACTGACTCAAAGGATTTGGTCACAGTGCACACAGACGGAAATGAACAACTTTCTGTTATGAGCTTTGGCCCAg ACGGCAACTTTCTGGCCATCGGCTCTCATGACAGCTACATCTATATCTATGCCGTGGCAGAAAATGGCAGGAAGTACAGCAGGGTGGGCAAGTGCTCA GGTCACTCTAGTTTCATCACCCATCTGGACTGGTCAGTGGATTCCCAGTACTTGGTGTCTAACTCAGGAGACTATGAGATACTATACT GGATCCCATCCGTGTGCAAGCAGGTGGTCAGCATGGAGACCATCAGAGATATTGAATGGGCCACACACACCTGCACTCTCGGTTTTCAGGTTTTTG GCATGTGGTCCGATGGCTCGGACGGCACCGACATCAATGCTGGAAGCAGATCCAATGATAAGAGCCTTCTTGCTACTGGTGACGACTTTGGGAAGGTCCACCTCTTCTCCTTCCCCTGTTCTCAGTTCAGG GCTCCCAGCCATGTTTACGGTGGCCACAGCAGCCACGTGACCAACGTGACGTTCCTGTATAACGACAGCTGCCTGGTGTCCACCGGAGGGAAGGACATGAGTGTGATGCAATGGAGGATAGTCTGA